A genomic window from Brevibacillus agri includes:
- the codY gene encoding GTP-sensing pleiotropic transcriptional regulator CodY yields MDLLSKTRRINRMLQKSAGHAVNFNEMAQVLSDVIEANTFVVSRKGKLLGFAIHQEMDNGRMRKMLEERRFPEEYSQGLLKVEETSANLDVESPYTIFPVEMKDVFRSGWTTLVPIMGGGDRLGTLILGRINDQFVDDDLILAEVGATVVGMEILRERSEAIEEEARSKAVVQMAIGSLSYSELEAVEHIFEELEGKEGLLVASKIADRVGITRSVIVNALRKLESAGVIESRSLGMKGTFIKVLNEKLLPELEKLKTS; encoded by the coding sequence ATGGATCTACTGTCGAAAACAAGAAGAATTAACCGCATGTTGCAAAAATCTGCGGGCCATGCTGTTAATTTTAACGAAATGGCGCAAGTGCTGAGTGACGTAATTGAAGCGAATACATTTGTCGTAAGTCGCAAAGGCAAGCTGCTTGGTTTTGCCATCCACCAGGAAATGGACAATGGCCGCATGCGCAAAATGCTGGAAGAGCGCCGTTTTCCAGAGGAGTACAGCCAAGGTCTTCTGAAAGTGGAAGAAACGTCCGCAAACCTGGACGTAGAAAGCCCTTACACTATTTTCCCGGTGGAGATGAAAGACGTATTCCGTTCCGGCTGGACGACTCTCGTTCCGATCATGGGTGGCGGAGACCGTTTGGGTACACTGATTCTCGGACGCATCAACGACCAGTTTGTGGACGATGACCTGATCCTCGCGGAAGTGGGCGCGACCGTAGTAGGAATGGAGATCCTGCGCGAGCGTTCGGAAGCGATTGAGGAAGAAGCGCGCAGCAAGGCTGTCGTGCAAATGGCAATCGGTTCCTTGTCCTACAGCGAGCTGGAAGCGGTTGAGCACATTTTTGAAGAGCTCGAAGGCAAAGAAGGCTTGCTCGTCGCTTCGAAAATTGCCGATCGCGTAGGCATTACCCGCTCCGTTATCGTAAACGCACTGCGCAAGCTGGAGAGTGCGGGGGTCATTGAATCCCGTTCCTTGGGAATGAAAGGAACTTTTATCAAAGTTTTGAACGAAAAACTGCTGCCTGAGCTGGAAAAGCTCAAAACTTCGTAA
- the hslV gene encoding ATP-dependent protease subunit HslV codes for MEQFHATTIFAITHNGATAMAGDGQVTFGNSMVMKHGAKKVRRLYRGEVLAGFAGSVADAITLFEKFEGKLEEYHGNLQRAAVELAKEWRLDKVLHRLEAMMIVGNKDHLLLISGNGEIIEPDDGILAIGSGGSFALAAGRALKIYAPHLSAREIAEASLRTAAEICVFTNNNLVVDELN; via the coding sequence ATGGAACAGTTTCACGCAACAACCATATTCGCTATTACGCATAACGGGGCAACCGCGATGGCCGGTGACGGTCAGGTTACCTTTGGAAACAGCATGGTCATGAAGCATGGGGCCAAAAAAGTGAGAAGGCTCTATCGCGGAGAAGTTTTGGCAGGATTTGCAGGCTCAGTTGCCGACGCAATTACGCTGTTTGAAAAGTTCGAAGGCAAGCTCGAGGAATACCATGGAAACCTTCAGCGGGCTGCTGTTGAGTTGGCGAAGGAGTGGCGTTTGGACAAAGTTTTGCACCGCCTGGAAGCGATGATGATTGTTGGCAACAAGGATCACCTGCTGCTGATCTCCGGCAACGGAGAAATCATCGAGCCAGATGACGGGATTTTGGCGATCGGCTCTGGCGGAAGTTTTGCCCTGGCTGCCGGTCGCGCTCTGAAAATATACGCGCCGCACCTGAGTGCCCGGGAAATTGCAGAAGCATCACTTCGAACCGCTGCGGAGATTTGCGTGTTCACGAACAACAATCTTGTGGTGGATGAGTTGAATTGA
- the hslU gene encoding ATP-dependent protease ATPase subunit HslU, with protein MLNLEQLTPRKIVEHLDKYIVGQAQAKKAIAVALRNRYRRSLLPEQMIDEVVPKNILMIGPTGVGKTEIARRIAKLTGAPFIKVEATKFTEVGYVGRDVESMVRDLVEASIRTVKQEKVESVKEKAEKLANEAIVNALVPSRKQQSSFKNPLEMLFGGQQQQEQTSHDQEEASVLQQRRQVAWQLANGQLEEQMIEIEVEDQSPTMFDMFQVPGTEQMGMQMQDMLGSLMPKRTKKRKLRIKDARKVLIQQEAQKLVDMDEVTQESIRRAEQHGIIFIDEIDKIAGKDGRGPDVSREGVQRDILPIVEGSTVMTKYGPVKTDYVLFIAAGAFHMAKPSDLIPELQGRFPIRVELTSLRVEDFVRILTEPKNALLKQYVALLETEGVRVEFTQEAIQELAKMAAEVNQSTDNIGARRLHTILEKLLEDLSFEAPEIHLEVVQITPDYVRQKLGSIAGNKDLSQYIL; from the coding sequence GTGCTGAATCTTGAGCAATTAACTCCGCGTAAGATCGTAGAGCATTTGGACAAATACATCGTCGGGCAGGCACAAGCCAAGAAAGCCATCGCTGTGGCGCTTCGCAATCGCTATCGTCGGAGCCTTTTGCCGGAGCAGATGATTGACGAAGTGGTTCCCAAAAATATTTTGATGATCGGACCGACCGGGGTGGGGAAAACCGAGATTGCCCGCCGGATCGCCAAGCTGACCGGCGCGCCGTTTATCAAAGTAGAGGCGACCAAGTTCACCGAGGTTGGCTATGTAGGACGAGATGTTGAGTCGATGGTGCGCGATCTGGTGGAAGCCTCCATCCGAACTGTGAAGCAGGAAAAAGTGGAATCCGTCAAAGAAAAAGCGGAAAAGCTCGCCAACGAGGCGATCGTAAACGCATTGGTTCCATCCCGGAAACAGCAAAGCTCGTTCAAAAATCCGCTGGAAATGCTGTTCGGCGGACAACAGCAGCAAGAGCAAACGTCGCATGACCAGGAAGAAGCTTCCGTTCTGCAACAGCGCAGACAGGTGGCTTGGCAACTAGCGAATGGACAGTTGGAAGAACAAATGATCGAGATAGAGGTAGAAGATCAATCGCCAACGATGTTCGACATGTTCCAGGTTCCGGGTACAGAACAAATGGGGATGCAAATGCAGGATATGCTCGGCAGCTTGATGCCTAAACGGACGAAGAAGCGAAAATTGCGAATTAAAGATGCCCGAAAGGTATTAATTCAGCAGGAAGCGCAAAAACTGGTGGATATGGACGAAGTTACGCAAGAGTCGATCCGTCGGGCAGAGCAGCATGGCATTATCTTTATCGACGAGATCGACAAGATTGCAGGCAAGGACGGCCGTGGACCGGATGTATCCCGCGAAGGCGTGCAACGAGATATTTTGCCGATCGTGGAAGGTTCTACGGTTATGACGAAATACGGTCCGGTAAAAACCGATTACGTCCTGTTTATCGCGGCTGGAGCGTTTCACATGGCCAAACCGTCTGATTTGATTCCTGAGCTGCAGGGGCGTTTTCCGATCCGGGTTGAGCTGACGAGCTTGCGCGTCGAGGATTTTGTGCGAATTTTGACGGAACCGAAAAATGCGCTGCTCAAGCAGTATGTGGCTTTGCTGGAAACAGAAGGCGTGCGGGTAGAATTTACGCAGGAAGCGATTCAGGAGCTCGCGAAAATGGCTGCGGAGGTCAATCAGAGCACAGACAACATCGGTGCTAGACGCTTGCACACCATCCTGGAAAAGCTGCTGGAGGATCTCTCGTTTGAAGCCCCGGAAATTCATCTGGAAGTTGTGCAAATCACCCCTGATTACGTCCGGCAAAAGCTCGGATCGATCGCGGGGAACAAAGACTTGAGTCAATACATTTTATAA
- the flgB gene encoding flagellar basal body rod protein FlgB, producing the protein MLESYHLQVLERAMNAATLRHRTIANNLANIDTPQFKSQQVIFEGYLQEELNGQIGNGKLAAYRTDQRHIPFGNAGGVAMPQVVSNPNSYVQNSGNDVDLEAETTELAKNQIWYSGLTQLTAGHFQKLRSVIEGGGK; encoded by the coding sequence ATGCTGGAGAGCTATCATCTGCAGGTCCTAGAGAGAGCGATGAATGCCGCGACGTTGCGGCACCGGACGATCGCGAACAATCTTGCCAACATCGATACCCCTCAATTCAAAAGTCAACAGGTAATTTTTGAGGGCTATCTGCAAGAGGAACTAAATGGGCAAATAGGAAATGGGAAGCTTGCGGCTTATCGCACCGATCAACGCCATATTCCATTTGGCAATGCCGGCGGGGTTGCAATGCCTCAAGTCGTTTCCAATCCGAATAGCTACGTGCAGAACAGCGGGAATGATGTCGATCTGGAAGCAGAGACAACAGAGCTGGCGAAAAACCAGATCTGGTACAGCGGCTTAACACAACTGACAGCAGGGCATTTCCAGAAGCTGCGCAGTGTCATTGAGGGTGGAGGGAAATAA
- the xerC gene encoding tyrosine recombinase XerC gives MDISQQISADLAMFTRYLRVEKNASPHTVKQYMADISEFVSFMEQHQISAFAAVSYLHGRSFLAHLAGRGLSRRSIARKLSSLRSLYRFLLREGQLEQNPFQLVSTPKMEKKLPSFLYPQEVQAFFDLPDTSTPLGIRDRLIFELLYASGMRVSELVTLSVDDVNPSMGVALVYGKGAKERYVPVGSYACDVLRQYLEYGREKLLAGRVDHGNLLLNYRGEPLSDRSVRRIVDKYVDMCASHLRASPHTFRHTFATHMLNGGADLRTVQELLGHVNVSTTQVYTHVTKERLRHVYDTAHPRANPNSTGSANRT, from the coding sequence ATGGACATTTCGCAACAAATTTCTGCGGATCTTGCGATGTTTACCCGTTATTTGCGAGTCGAAAAAAACGCCTCTCCTCATACGGTAAAGCAGTATATGGCAGATATCAGCGAATTTGTCTCCTTTATGGAACAGCACCAAATCTCTGCATTTGCTGCTGTTTCTTATTTGCATGGTCGCTCCTTTCTCGCGCACTTGGCGGGCAGGGGGTTATCCCGGCGAAGTATTGCGCGCAAGCTCTCGAGTTTGCGAAGCTTGTATCGATTTTTGTTGCGTGAAGGTCAACTGGAGCAAAATCCGTTCCAACTCGTTTCCACTCCGAAGATGGAGAAGAAACTCCCTTCCTTTTTGTATCCACAAGAAGTTCAAGCGTTTTTTGATCTGCCAGATACATCAACGCCTTTAGGAATACGCGATCGGCTGATATTTGAACTGTTGTACGCGAGCGGCATGCGAGTTTCTGAGCTGGTTACCTTGTCAGTCGACGATGTGAATCCGAGCATGGGCGTCGCGCTTGTATATGGAAAAGGGGCAAAAGAGCGGTATGTGCCTGTGGGAAGTTATGCCTGCGACGTTCTTAGGCAATACCTAGAGTATGGAAGAGAAAAACTGTTGGCCGGCAGAGTAGATCACGGCAACCTGCTGCTTAACTATCGCGGAGAGCCGTTGTCCGACCGCAGCGTCCGCCGGATTGTAGACAAATACGTAGATATGTGCGCTTCTCATTTGCGTGCTTCACCTCACACCTTTCGTCACACGTTTGCGACCCACATGTTGAATGGAGGAGCTGACCTCCGGACGGTCCAAGAGCTGCTGGGACATGTCAATGTCTCTACGACGCAGGTTTACACGCATGTGACCAAGGAGCGACTTCGCCATGTATATGACACCGCTCACCCGCGGGCTAACCCGAATAGTACAGGTTCCGCCAATCGGACATAA
- the flgC gene encoding flagellar basal body rod protein FlgC, which translates to MSLFQGINTSASALTANRLRLDTIASNIANAETTRASFVDGKWQPYRRKMVELSPRSTQSFDSFLQAAVGTVSGSGGEQGVRVTAIQEDTTPFKRVYDPAHPDADQEGYVLLPNVDPMKEMVDLISASRSYEANVTALNASKAMMLKALEIK; encoded by the coding sequence ATGAGCTTGTTTCAAGGAATTAATACGAGTGCCTCTGCATTGACTGCCAATCGCTTGCGCCTGGATACGATCGCGTCGAATATTGCGAACGCAGAAACGACACGCGCGAGTTTTGTCGATGGCAAGTGGCAGCCGTACCGTCGAAAAATGGTCGAATTGTCACCCCGCTCGACCCAATCGTTCGACAGCTTTCTGCAGGCGGCAGTGGGAACTGTTTCTGGCAGTGGCGGAGAACAAGGGGTAAGAGTCACGGCCATTCAGGAGGACACCACGCCATTTAAACGCGTATATGACCCTGCTCATCCCGATGCGGATCAAGAGGGCTACGTGCTTTTGCCGAATGTCGATCCGATGAAGGAAATGGTCGACCTGATCTCGGCATCACGATCCTATGAGGCCAACGTGACAGCTTTAAACGCAAGCAAGGCGATGATGTTGAAAGCATTGGAAATCAAATAA
- the trmFO gene encoding FADH(2)-oxidizing methylenetetrahydrofolate--tRNA-(uracil(54)-C(5))-methyltransferase TrmFO translates to MTTPTITVVGAGLAGSEAAWQIAKAGIPVKLYEMRPKTQTPAHHTDKFAELVCSNSLRANSLANAVGVLKEEMRRLGSVIIEAADRCAVPAGGALAVDRHEFAGYVTDAVKNHPLIEVITDEITDIPADGIVVIATGPLTSPALSQKLKELTGEEYLYFYDAAAPIIEKDSIDMNKVFVASRYDKGEAAYLNCPMTEEEFNRFYDELIAAEAVPLKEFEKEIFFEGCMPIEVMAKRGRQTMLFGPMKPVGLTDPRTGKKPYAVVQLRQDNGAATLYNIVGFQTHLKWPEQKRVFSLIPGLENCEIVRYGVMHRNTFINSPKLLRPTYQYRERDTLFFAGQMTGVEGYVESAASGLLAGINAARLAKGEELIVLPPETVMGSMARYITTADPKHFQPMNANFGLVPEWPERIRNKREKNEKLAERALDTIQNFTQ, encoded by the coding sequence ATGACAACACCAACTATTACTGTAGTAGGCGCGGGTTTGGCCGGAAGCGAGGCTGCCTGGCAAATTGCCAAGGCAGGCATTCCCGTCAAGCTGTACGAAATGCGGCCTAAGACCCAGACACCTGCCCATCATACCGACAAATTCGCGGAACTGGTCTGCAGCAACTCCTTGCGCGCGAACTCCTTGGCCAATGCCGTCGGCGTATTAAAGGAAGAAATGCGCCGTCTAGGCTCGGTCATTATCGAGGCTGCTGACCGTTGCGCCGTTCCGGCAGGGGGAGCGCTTGCGGTAGACCGGCATGAGTTTGCTGGCTATGTCACGGATGCTGTGAAAAATCATCCGCTGATCGAGGTTATCACCGACGAGATCACCGACATTCCCGCGGATGGCATCGTCGTCATTGCGACAGGACCACTGACATCGCCAGCGCTTTCCCAAAAGCTCAAGGAGCTGACTGGGGAAGAATACCTATATTTTTATGATGCTGCAGCACCAATTATCGAAAAAGACTCGATCGACATGAACAAAGTCTTCGTGGCGTCCAGGTACGATAAAGGGGAGGCTGCTTACCTGAACTGCCCGATGACGGAGGAAGAATTTAATCGCTTTTACGATGAGCTGATTGCCGCCGAAGCGGTTCCGCTGAAGGAGTTTGAAAAAGAAATTTTCTTCGAGGGCTGCATGCCGATCGAAGTCATGGCAAAACGCGGACGCCAAACGATGCTGTTCGGCCCGATGAAGCCGGTCGGTCTGACAGACCCGCGCACAGGCAAAAAGCCGTACGCAGTCGTTCAGCTTCGCCAGGACAACGGCGCGGCTACCTTGTACAACATCGTCGGCTTCCAGACCCATCTGAAATGGCCGGAGCAAAAGCGGGTGTTCTCGCTGATCCCTGGCCTGGAAAACTGCGAAATCGTCCGTTACGGCGTCATGCACCGCAATACGTTCATTAATTCGCCGAAGCTGCTGCGCCCTACGTATCAGTACAGGGAGCGGGACACCTTGTTTTTTGCAGGCCAAATGACAGGGGTGGAAGGCTACGTGGAATCTGCCGCTTCCGGACTGCTCGCAGGCATCAATGCCGCGCGTCTGGCAAAAGGCGAAGAGCTGATCGTGCTCCCGCCGGAAACGGTCATGGGCAGCATGGCGCGCTATATTACGACGGCGGATCCGAAACATTTTCAGCCGATGAACGCGAATTTCGGGCTGGTTCCCGAGTGGCCAGAGCGCATTCGCAACAAGCGTGAGAAAAACGAAAAGCTTGCTGAGCGGGCGCTAGATACAATTCAGAATTTTACACAATAA
- the fliE gene encoding flagellar hook-basal body complex protein FliE, translated as MDINALSQTVPVRTPVANKLPTPAEVTKDFSSYLTDALSQVNQAQVESANLADRFAAGEITDVHQLTVAGQKASVMLQLTMQVRNKMIESYQEIMRMPI; from the coding sequence ATGGACATAAACGCACTTTCCCAAACGGTTCCGGTTCGGACGCCTGTCGCAAACAAACTGCCAACGCCTGCCGAAGTGACAAAAGACTTTTCGTCGTACTTGACGGACGCGCTAAGCCAGGTGAATCAGGCTCAAGTAGAATCGGCAAATCTTGCAGATCGATTCGCTGCCGGAGAAATTACGGATGTGCATCAATTGACAGTCGCCGGACAAAAAGCTTCCGTGATGCTGCAATTGACCATGCAAGTCCGGAATAAAATGATCGAGTCCTACCAAGAAATCATGCGAATGCCGATTTGA